A genomic window from Vagococcus entomophilus includes:
- a CDS encoding phage tail tape measure protein, which translates to MANKQPLGNMIIELGLDSSAFSKGLEGAKKAITSNMNAMKAQMSVIGASGDKLGVLQAKYSGLQKTLDATRNQIDKLRDAYKDSLDENGNATKQSAKYADELNKAIARAGSLEKQIKQTDDAMSNMKKQMAIDNSPFTKLSEGLDKIKDKIKSVSTSIKDIGKGATTKVSLPIVASLGVAYNNAANFSGQLQTIRALINDGSVSQGKLTKQIEELGDKSVEWSSKYGISTDSINEGMEEIIKKGYTYEQTLGAMPSILDATVASGDDFATVMSASTSILEQFGLKAESTTATLKNTQRVTDSLTYVANLTSTGFEDLGKAMEYVGPVANSLGMSVEETASAIGLLSNNGIEADKAGTALRGALSKLLKPSDANAAAMAAMGVNFEAFQKGAIGFPEILSQIEKGTQGWNGATRAQYLALAFGTEAQTGMNILVNQGADALTNLTGETEKASGYTQKLANQMNNTDKNQLNKFKESIKNLSTVFGEQLLPVFTPIIEKVTTLVKSFIQLSDKTKKTILTVAGLTAVIGPLLMVVGSVGQGFSVAIAALAKLSGGFGILSGVIAQAGGLLPWIAGLFSTLFSPITLVVGAIAGLGIAFVALNSKGKSFGDVMSSIWGNIKSGITWIGKLFVAIKDLFSFDSTSNIKGLDILNTMFSNETVTKILTTVQSIRDALVSAFSEISSFFMSKASGIMDFWNRYSPQIIQALQNFWNIIKPIFSVALTAILFIVETVWDNIKGVIAGAIKIIEGIVLVFTGILTLNFSTLWEGIKNIFFGAIQLIWNYINIMFIGKILGGIGSLVSGASGLISGMWTGIKTFFSEGITGVIGSVTGWVSKILEFFSNFKANSLSAFSSMWSGIKGFFVNGVKDIVDKVVAVPGKMKDGILRGGGALKDAFVSIWKGAVNGIALPVNKIIGGANWILEKFGSKSKIDDWKPYAKGTEGHPGGNALVNDGRGAEIVQTPDGQAFIPKGKNVFIPNMPKGTRVYNAEQTANIMGRKGPTFRYKNGNVGDWFSGIWNGTKNVGKKIVSGIGDVFDYISNPSKLLEKVVSKFVDYDGVGGVALDMAKGMIGKVKGSMVGWIKKLFDEESPKVKYNPSAGVEQWRGLATKALKMEQQYSAGNLKALLYQMQTESGGNPNAVNNWDINAKNGIPSKGLLQVIEPTFRAYARPGYDKSLTDPLSNILASIRYAVSRYGSLTNAYRGVGYENGGIITKQHLAMVGEGNKPEMVIPLTNKARSLDLMAQAIQMMGISGGTVSAKSNDSDSRWDDVIMLLTKLLQKDSNLYVDSKEVGSLTSNSVTKAQNDRTKIQNLLRGIKN; encoded by the coding sequence ATGCAATGTCTAATATGAAAAAACAAATGGCGATTGATAATAGCCCGTTCACAAAATTGAGTGAAGGTCTAGATAAAATCAAAGACAAAATAAAAAGTGTCAGTACCAGTATAAAAGATATTGGTAAGGGTGCTACAACTAAAGTATCTTTACCGATTGTGGCATCCTTAGGTGTTGCATATAATAATGCAGCAAATTTTAGTGGTCAACTACAAACTATTCGAGCTTTAATCAATGACGGAAGCGTTTCTCAAGGAAAACTCACTAAGCAGATTGAAGAACTAGGTGATAAGTCTGTTGAGTGGTCGAGCAAGTATGGTATTTCTACTGATTCTATCAATGAAGGTATGGAAGAAATTATAAAAAAAGGATACACGTACGAACAAACTCTAGGAGCCATGCCATCCATTTTAGATGCTACAGTAGCCTCTGGTGATGATTTTGCTACTGTAATGAGTGCTTCAACGAGTATTCTAGAACAATTCGGACTAAAAGCAGAATCTACTACCGCTACACTAAAAAATACGCAAAGGGTTACTGACAGCTTGACTTACGTTGCAAATTTAACTTCGACTGGATTTGAAGACTTAGGGAAGGCAATGGAATACGTTGGACCAGTGGCCAACTCTTTAGGAATGAGTGTTGAAGAAACAGCATCTGCTATAGGTTTGCTTTCTAATAACGGTATAGAAGCTGATAAAGCGGGTACCGCTTTAAGAGGAGCGTTATCAAAACTTTTAAAACCAAGCGATGCTAATGCGGCAGCTATGGCAGCTATGGGTGTCAATTTTGAAGCTTTCCAAAAAGGTGCAATAGGATTTCCGGAAATCCTTTCTCAAATAGAAAAAGGGACGCAAGGATGGAACGGAGCTACAAGAGCACAATATCTAGCTTTGGCATTTGGTACAGAAGCACAAACAGGGATGAACATCTTAGTTAATCAAGGAGCAGACGCACTAACTAATTTAACTGGAGAAACGGAAAAAGCTAGCGGGTATACGCAAAAATTAGCTAATCAAATGAATAACACTGACAAAAATCAGTTAAATAAATTCAAAGAGTCTATTAAAAATTTATCTACTGTATTCGGAGAGCAATTATTACCTGTATTTACACCAATAATTGAAAAGGTAACTACTCTTGTAAAGTCTTTTATACAGTTGAGTGATAAGACCAAAAAAACTATTTTGACGGTAGCTGGTTTAACCGCCGTTATTGGTCCACTTTTAATGGTAGTGGGTTCGGTTGGTCAAGGCTTTAGTGTCGCAATTGCAGCTTTGGCAAAGTTATCAGGAGGATTTGGAATATTAAGCGGAGTCATCGCACAAGCAGGAGGCTTACTACCGTGGATTGCAGGGCTATTTTCGACGCTTTTTTCTCCTATAACTTTAGTGGTAGGAGCTATAGCTGGATTAGGTATTGCTTTCGTAGCGTTAAATTCGAAAGGCAAGAGTTTTGGAGACGTAATGTCTTCCATATGGGGAAATATAAAGAGCGGAATTACATGGATTGGTAAATTATTTGTGGCAATAAAAGATTTATTTTCATTTGATTCTACAAGTAATATAAAAGGCTTGGATATATTAAATACAATGTTTAGCAATGAGACAGTAACTAAAATACTAACTACAGTTCAATCCATCCGTGATGCTTTAGTGAGTGCTTTTTCTGAAATTTCTAGTTTCTTTATGTCTAAAGCTTCTGGAATAATGGATTTTTGGAATCGATATAGCCCTCAAATTATTCAAGCTCTTCAAAATTTCTGGAATATTATCAAACCGATTTTCTCTGTAGCTTTAACTGCTATCTTATTTATTGTAGAAACTGTGTGGGATAATATTAAAGGCGTTATTGCAGGGGCAATCAAAATAATTGAAGGAATTGTCTTAGTTTTCACTGGTATTCTTACGTTAAACTTTTCTACTCTATGGGAAGGGATTAAGAATATTTTCTTTGGTGCAATTCAATTAATTTGGAACTATATAAACATAATGTTTATTGGAAAAATTTTAGGAGGTATAGGAAGCCTTGTTTCAGGTGCGAGCGGCTTAATTAGCGGTATGTGGACAGGGATTAAAACATTTTTCAGTGAAGGCATAACAGGAGTTATAGGTTCTGTCACAGGCTGGGTTTCTAAAATTTTAGAATTCTTTTCTAATTTTAAAGCCAATTCATTATCTGCATTCAGCTCGATGTGGTCTGGAATAAAAGGATTCTTCGTTAATGGAGTAAAAGATATAGTAGATAAAGTAGTGGCTGTACCGGGAAAAATGAAAGATGGAATTTTAAGAGGCGGTGGAGCGTTAAAAGATGCATTTGTTTCTATTTGGAAAGGAGCAGTCAACGGAATAGCTCTTCCTGTTAATAAAATAATTGGTGGAGCAAACTGGATACTAGAAAAATTTGGTTCTAAATCTAAAATAGACGACTGGAAACCTTACGCTAAAGGTACAGAGGGCCATCCAGGTGGTAACGCTCTAGTTAACGATGGACGTGGCGCTGAAATAGTTCAAACTCCGGATGGTCAAGCGTTTATTCCTAAAGGCAAAAATGTGTTTATTCCTAATATGCCTAAAGGAACTAGAGTCTATAATGCTGAACAAACAGCAAATATTATGGGACGTAAAGGGCCTACTTTTAGATATAAAAATGGAAATGTTGGTGATTGGTTTAGTGGTATTTGGAATGGAACTAAAAATGTAGGTAAGAAAATAGTTAGTGGAATAGGAGATGTTTTTGATTACATATCGAATCCGTCTAAATTACTTGAGAAGGTAGTTTCGAAATTTGTTGATTACGACGGGGTCGGAGGTGTTGCTCTCGACATGGCTAAAGGAATGATTGGCAAAGTTAAGGGTTCTATGGTCGGATGGATCAAAAAACTATTTGACGAAGAAAGTCCTAAAGTGAAATACAACCCATCGGCTGGTGTAGAACAATGGCGTGGGCTTGCGACTAAGGCTCTCAAAATGGAACAACAATATTCTGCTGGCAACCTGAAAGCACTCTTGTATCAAATGCAAACGGAATCGGGCGGTAATCCTAATGCGGTCAACAATTGGGATATCAACGCTAAAAATGGTATTCCTTCCAAAGGTCTCTTACAAGTGATTGAACCAACTTTCAGAGCATACGCTCGTCCGGGTTACGACAAATCATTAACTGATCCACTCTCTAACATTCTTGCTTCTATTCGATATGCAGTAAGCCGATATGGTTCTCTAACTAACGCTTATCGAGGTGTTGGCTATGAGAATGGTGGAATCATTACGAAACAGCACTTGGCCATGGTAGGAGAAGGGAACAAACCAGAGATGGTTATTCCGTTAACAAACAAAGCTCGTTCTTTAGATTTAATGGCTCAAGCTATTCAAATGATGGGGATTTCTGGAGGAACAGTCTCAGCTAAAAGCAACGATTCTGATTCTCGTTGGGATGATGTTATTATGTTGCTAACTAAATTGTTGCAAAAAGATTCTAATCTTTACGTAGACAGTAAAGAAGTAGGGTCTTTGACTTCCAATTCCGTAACTAAAGCCCAAAACGACAGAACAAAAATACAAAATTTATTGAGGGGGATTAAAAATTGA